A section of the Pseudomonas flavescens genome encodes:
- a CDS encoding tetratricopeptide repeat protein — protein sequence MMQRDDHDAAKLLQGLGDLYLRVGQGQRALVLLLLAVQLNPDDQVLLARLAAAFTAIGDGERALRTLDRLHALQGESAAWLLLRSRALWSCGQYTEARACFTRYRQLRQERDA from the coding sequence ATGATGCAGCGCGACGATCATGATGCCGCCAAGCTGTTGCAAGGCCTGGGCGATCTCTATCTGCGGGTTGGCCAAGGGCAGCGCGCGCTGGTGCTGTTGCTGCTGGCCGTGCAACTGAACCCTGACGATCAGGTGTTGCTGGCCCGCCTGGCTGCGGCCTTCACCGCCATCGGCGATGGCGAGCGGGCGCTGCGCACTCTGGATCGCCTGCATGCGCTGCAGGGCGAGTCGGCAGCCTGGCTGCTGCTGCGCAGCCGCGCCCTGTGGAGCTGCGGCCAGTACACCGAGGCCCGCGCCTGTTTCACTCGCTACCGGCAACTGCGCCAGGAGCGTGACGCATGA